CCATTTTAAAGTCAACATTGCTACGGCGCATATGTGCCAGCACGCCGGAAACCGACGAGGCAACAATCTGGTTGGCTTCGGTGGCCACAGCCACAACAGGCGGCACGCCAAAGAAAATCAACAGTGGCGTCATAAGAAAGCCACCACCAACACCAAAAAGCCCCGATAGAAAACCAACACCACCACCAAGCCCGATGATGATTCCGATATGCATCGAAATTTCTGCAATAGGAAGATAAATATACATCTATATGTAACGCCAGATCATATGCTAATGTTCAAAGATGCGTTGCTTGCACAGCCATAGCATCTCTTGCGCCATCGTGTTGCACAAATAATAACGCTATTCAACTCAAATTATATACTTATCGTCGCGTTGTTTATTTTACATATGTAAAAATAAACAGAAACAGCCCCATTTATGGAGCCATAACGTCTGAAACATATGTCATACGTTAAATATGTTAGTGCAGATTTATTAGTGCAAATCCATTAGTGTCGGGTTTTTCTCATTGCGGGGTCGTCAATATAGATATGAGTCAGCAAACGTAGAATGCGCAATACATCAGCATCCTCAATCGAATAATAGATGGTTTGCGACGCGCGGCGGGTACGTACAATATTTGCTCGTCGCAACCGCCCTAGATGTTGTGATAAAGCCGACTGGCTGAGTGTGGCAATAATTTCCTCAAGCTCGGAAACCGATCTTTCCTGTCCGTCGGCAAGTTCATTGAGAATGCGCAAACGCTTGGAATTACCCATAGCGCGCAGAATCATTGTTGCCTTAGATTGTTCGGTTTCTAAGTCAGGTAAGCGAGCCATGAATTTTCCTCCTAGCGAGTTAAAGCCCAAGATATGGCGGCGATTCCCCTTATCCACCCACTAATATATCGCAAAAAGGTTATTAAACCGTTAAAGACTATATGAAAAATGCATTGTTTTTAATATGTGAACGCTGTTTTGTCAGATTATGCACCAAGGCTAGATAATGGGCTGATGTTCGGGGTCGGTGATACAGGCAACGCTTAATACCCGATAATTCTGTGGGCGATCTGATGCGGGGGCGAGGGGATAGATCAGACGATGAAAATGATGCTGGATATGTCCGGGGATGGTTCCGGTTTGTGTGTCTGGCATTTTTATGTGGCCATGGTGATAAAGTGGGGATTTCAGGGCAAAGGCTGTTTCATAAAGGATGCTGAGCCAATATTCTGCATCTTTAGGAAGACATTCATCAAGCGCATCTCCCTTTTCGATGGTGGCGTTTGGCCATGAAAATTGTGGGGGAATCGAGAGAAAACATAATCGCATCGACATGGTTTGTCCGATGGATACAAGATTTTTGATATTGGCATCAATCACCTGCATCAATGCTGACGGCACGTCCTTGCCAAGCAGATTGAGACGCGCCAGTGGCATTAATTCTTCTGGCAGATCATATTTGTCTAAATTGGCATGCGAGAAAAGTTCCAGATGACTTTTAAAAATTATGTCGGGTTCTGCTTCCAGCGCTTTGATTGCCATTCGTGCGATCGTGATAAAGACATCCTGCGGCGTCTGGTTGCTTGTATTGATGTTGGCACCTGACAGGCTCATCAAGCCAGACGCTGATCTTAAGGTGCGAATCAGGCTTATTAGCGCGGGTAGTTCTGGTTTATCGTCAAAGAAAATTGAAAATTCCTGATTCGTGCGTGTCACATATACACCGCCTTCTGGCGTTGCGTTACTTTCTGATGACTGAACAACGCCCTTTTTATTTATCAATATTTCTGAACGCATTACTTTTCGCATGATTTCAATAGCATCATTAGCTTATGCTTGTTCCCAAATTTTAAACGTGTTTTGTTTTTTTCACGTTGCTTAGTTGCATTATGGTTTTATTTCGTTCCATCTAGTATGTGAGTATTTTTAAAACCCACATGCAAAAATAAAAAAATTAATAAAAACAGATACAAAGCCAACATCACATAGTTTCTATGCTATAGTGTCGCAGAAAAAGATTTACAAAAGGTTAGCAACACAAAAATAAATTTTTTGACGGTAAAATCCTGATATTATGACTCATGTCCAAAAACGCGCCTGACAGTGGTAAAATCAAAAAACCGCTTGAAAATATCAACCGGTTGACGCCGCAACAGTTCGATATTCATATCGCGTCTGATGGTTCTTGGTTTCATGAGGGGGGGCTTATCGGGCGCCCAGCTTTGGTACGGCTATTCGCGTCGGTATTGCACCGGCATGACGATGGCACATTCTGGCTTGTGACACCGGCAGAACGCGGACAAATAACCGTTGAAGACGCGCCCTTTATAGGGGTGGCACTTACGGTAACGGGCGAGGGTGTTGATCGTGAGCTTCGCCTGACAACGAATATCGGCGATACGGTGCTGATTGATCGTGATCATGCGCTGCGTATGCAAACAGGCGACGATCATGAGGGCCGACCCTATGTCAGAATCAGAGACCAGCTGGATGCTAAATTGAGCCGGCCTGTTTTTTACGAATTGGCAGCCCTTGCTGAACCAGATGAAAATGGCCGTTTGGGTGTATGGAGCGCGGGATGCTTTTTCCCGCTTATGGATTGAGTATGTTTGGTGATGCGTCAAAAATTGCATCGGTACTGACCCCACCGCACCATATGAATGGTAATATCAAGGATATGATTATGCCGGTGATGGCAACCGATCGGCCGGCGGCTGTGCTGGTCGGCTTAATCACACATCAACAAAGTTTGCATATTCTGATGACGCGCCGCGCCGCGCATTTGGCAACGCATCCAGGGCAAATCAGTTTTCCCGGTGGCAAGATTGAAACACATGATGCCACGCCGGTTGATGCCGCTTTGCGAGAAGCGCATGAAGAGGTGGCGTTACAGCCTGATCATGTGACCATACTTGGTTCGCTTTCGGTGTTGCGTAGCCCAGCGGGCTTTATCGTTGCCCCGATTGTCGGTATGATTACAGCTGACGAAGGGGATGAGGTGAAGCTTACACCTGATCCGGCTGAGGTTGATGATATTTTGCTGTTACCACTTGATCACATGCTTGATCGTCAAAATTATAGGCGTGAAACACATGAACGTGATGGTGTTGCGCGTCAAACTTGGGTTATTGATCATCCAGCCCATTATATTTGGGGACTATCGGCAGCCATAATTGTTGAGCTGTCCGATAGATTGCAGACACTAAGTCAAACAGGAGCAGGTTAATGCGGCGATATCTGATTATTCTATCTGCGCTTGGCGCGGCCATAATTGTGATGAGTCTGGTAAAGGCATGGCAACGACGCCGTGCGATTAAGGCTGGTCTTGATCCCAGCGATATTAAAATCTCGACATCTTACATAATAGGCGGGCTGGCTGGTTTGCTTGTATTTCTTATTGGCGTAATGGCTCTTGAAGGTGGAGCAGGTGCCCCTGGTACAAGCTACAAACCGGCCACCATAAAAGATGGCATGATTAGCTCGGGTGGCTTCAAAGATAATGATAATTAGGCAGCCATCTTGGTCACCAGCAGATAAAAACCATGCCCTGCGGTCATTACCGCCATTTGCCAGTCAACAGCTTGTCATGCGTATTTTTGATATAGCTCAGAAAGCGGGTGGCGAGGCACGTATTGTAGGTGGTGCCGTGCGTGACTGGCTTGCAGGTATGGAAGTTGGTGATATTGATATGGCAGTGAATATGCCGATTGAACGTTTCGCTGATACTCTTGAACAGGAAGGTCTGCGCGTGATTCATACGGGCTTGTCACATGGCACAGTCACCGTGGTGCAGGACAAAACTAAAATCGAGATCACGCATACGCGACTTGATATCGAAACTGATGGGCGTCACGCCAAGGTCACACATAGTCCTGATTGGCTGGAAGATGCGCGCCGGCGGGATTTTACGATCAATGCCATCTATATGGATGCGGCAGGTAAAATCTTCGACCCGCTAAACGGTCAGGATGATCTTCAAGCTGGCATTCTTCGCTTTGTTGGAGACGCAGACCGGCGGGTACAGGAAGATGCGTTGCGTATGTTGCGCTATTGTCGGTTTTTGCATCGGTTTGGCCGCGGCCAGATTGATGCAGATGCACTTGCGGCATTTCGGCGCAATGCGTCGCTGGCACAGCATCTGTCTGGCGAGCGCGTGCGCACTGAAATGGAATTGATTCTTGTTGCTGACGGGGCTGCAAAAGCGTGCACCTTGATGCAGGATACAGGGCTTGCCACAGCCGCATGCGCTATAGATTTCAATGTCGGATGTCTTGCGCCTGATGGCGCACCTGATCGTGATAACTGGTTAATTGGTCTGGCCAGCATTATGCCACCTGGTACGGCGATATCTTTGGCCAAGCGCTTACGCTTAAGCAAAATTGAAGCGCGCCGCCTACAGGCAATGGATCGGGATATTGATCCCGCATTGCCAAATCTGGCTGGTGATAAATGGCAACAGGCAGCCTGGTTTTTAGGTGATGGTTCGGCGGCTATCTATGCTGTCAAAACACGTCGATCGCAGGCGCAGTTTTCAACCACCCGCTGGGATGAATTGCAAAACTGGACAGCGCCTGAATGTCCGGTCACGGGGGCAGACTTATTGTCGCATGGCGTTGACAATGGGCCCATCTGTGGTGACATTCTACTTAATATTCAAAAGCAGTGGGTTGCTTCGGGTTTTACACTTACAAAGCCTGCCTTGCTGGCAATGATTTCGAATTAGGTATTTAAGGGTTTCGATAGCATATGAACGCGCAGACAAATACAAGTCTGGATGACAAAAAACAGGCAGCAACTGCTTGGTTTGCGTCTTTGCGTGACCAGATCTGCGCGCGTTTCGAAAGCATCGAAGATCAATATACAGGTGCGCCTGATCTGGAATCTGGCCGTTTTGCTCGTAAAACATGGAATCGTGAAGGTGGCGGTGGTGGTGTGATGAGTATCATGCACGGTCGTGTCTTTGAAAAAGTTGGGGTGAATATTTCGACAGTTCATGGTGTTTTTTCAGATGAATTTCGCGACAAAATCCCCGGTGCCGAAACCACAGGTGATTTCTGGGCGGCAGGCATTTCATTGGTTGCGCATATGCGTAATCCGCATGTGCCAGCGGCGCATATGAACACCAGATTTATTACGACCAGCAAAAGCTGGTTTGGTGGCGGCGGTGATCTGACGCCGTTGTTACCCGACGAGATTAACGCAGCAAAATTTCATTTGGCGATGCAATCTGCCTGTGATGCGCATGATCCTGACTATTACCCCAAATATAAAAAATGGTGCGATGATTATTTCTATTTGCCGCACCGTGATGAACCCCGTGGCGCGGGTGGCATTTTTTATGATAATCTGGATAGTGGCAATTGGGATGCTGACTTTGCCTTTACTCGTGATGTTGGCATTGCCTTTAAAGATGGTTACAGCGCCATTGTCGAAGCAAGCATGAACCAGCCTTGGAGCGATGCCGAACGGCACGAACAGTTGGTCCGGCGCGGGCGTTATGTAGAGTTCAATTTGCTTTATGATCGCGGTACGCTTTTCGGCTTGAAAACCGGTGGAAATATAGAGGCCATTCTGATGAGTATGCCGCC
This window of the Candidatus Puniceispirillum marinum IMCC1322 genome carries:
- a CDS encoding ArsR/SmtB family transcription factor; this encodes MARLPDLETEQSKATMILRAMGNSKRLRILNELADGQERSVSELEEIIATLSQSALSQHLGRLRRANIVRTRRASQTIYYSIEDADVLRILRLLTHIYIDDPAMRKTRH
- a CDS encoding DUF1285 domain-containing protein; amino-acid sequence: MSKNAPDSGKIKKPLENINRLTPQQFDIHIASDGSWFHEGGLIGRPALVRLFASVLHRHDDGTFWLVTPAERGQITVEDAPFIGVALTVTGEGVDRELRLTTNIGDTVLIDRDHALRMQTGDDHEGRPYVRIRDQLDAKLSRPVFYELAALAEPDENGRLGVWSAGCFFPLMD
- a CDS encoding CoA pyrophosphatase, whose product is MLFPAYGLSMFGDASKIASVLTPPHHMNGNIKDMIMPVMATDRPAAVLVGLITHQQSLHILMTRRAAHLATHPGQISFPGGKIETHDATPVDAALREAHEEVALQPDHVTILGSLSVLRSPAGFIVAPIVGMITADEGDEVKLTPDPAEVDDILLLPLDHMLDRQNYRRETHERDGVARQTWVIDHPAHYIWGLSAAIIVELSDRLQTLSQTGAG
- a CDS encoding CCA tRNA nucleotidyltransferase — its product is MIIRQPSWSPADKNHALRSLPPFASQQLVMRIFDIAQKAGGEARIVGGAVRDWLAGMEVGDIDMAVNMPIERFADTLEQEGLRVIHTGLSHGTVTVVQDKTKIEITHTRLDIETDGRHAKVTHSPDWLEDARRRDFTINAIYMDAAGKIFDPLNGQDDLQAGILRFVGDADRRVQEDALRMLRYCRFLHRFGRGQIDADALAAFRRNASLAQHLSGERVRTEMELILVADGAAKACTLMQDTGLATAACAIDFNVGCLAPDGAPDRDNWLIGLASIMPPGTAISLAKRLRLSKIEARRLQAMDRDIDPALPNLAGDKWQQAAWFLGDGSAAIYAVKTRRSQAQFSTTRWDELQNWTAPECPVTGADLLSHGVDNGPICGDILLNIQKQWVASGFTLTKPALLAMISN
- the hemF gene encoding oxygen-dependent coproporphyrinogen oxidase, producing the protein MNAQTNTSLDDKKQAATAWFASLRDQICARFESIEDQYTGAPDLESGRFARKTWNREGGGGGVMSIMHGRVFEKVGVNISTVHGVFSDEFRDKIPGAETTGDFWAAGISLVAHMRNPHVPAAHMNTRFITTSKSWFGGGGDLTPLLPDEINAAKFHLAMQSACDAHDPDYYPKYKKWCDDYFYLPHRDEPRGAGGIFYDNLDSGNWDADFAFTRDVGIAFKDGYSAIVEASMNQPWSDAERHEQLVRRGRYVEFNLLYDRGTLFGLKTGGNIEAILMSMPPQVRWP